In the genome of Halapricum salinum, one region contains:
- a CDS encoding lysylphosphatidylglycerol synthase transmembrane domain-containing protein — protein sequence MTPASRQSPLGLPRVRIALGFAGAIAVFATLALAVDWAAILRVVSRAETLPVAIAASVALLAYLVWSEALRALFLASGADLSVRACLGSYGAATFVRLIVPVGQSLGPVVFVYLVGRHTDRSYSADLAPTSIGEATTHLLSALLAITGGLLVFGTSAPVQQVRVLQIGLVIVLASGTFVAALLWYRRASIREWILGAAALLRVTLGRVSERLRRALAPERVDTSVTHYYETAADLADDPRLLVRAVGLTTLGWVATASALVLTASAVGVSVSLPLALFVVPPVGLLGFLPLPGALGGVEVALTALLIHLGGLGLTTAAAVVLLYRLCTYWLPLVASGLVFTWLWTVGWDRAKRAR from the coding sequence GTGACGCCGGCCAGCCGCCAGTCCCCGCTCGGCCTGCCACGAGTGCGGATCGCCCTCGGGTTCGCGGGTGCGATCGCCGTCTTCGCGACCCTGGCGCTCGCGGTCGACTGGGCCGCGATCCTGCGGGTCGTCTCGCGAGCCGAGACGCTGCCGGTCGCGATCGCGGCCAGTGTTGCCCTGTTGGCCTATCTCGTCTGGAGCGAGGCGCTCAGGGCGCTCTTTCTGGCCTCGGGGGCCGATCTCTCTGTCCGAGCGTGTCTCGGCTCGTACGGCGCCGCCACGTTCGTCCGGCTGATCGTCCCCGTAGGCCAGTCGCTTGGCCCGGTCGTGTTCGTCTATCTCGTCGGGCGCCACACCGACCGCTCCTACAGCGCCGATCTCGCGCCCACTTCGATCGGTGAGGCGACCACCCACCTGCTGTCGGCGCTGCTGGCGATCACCGGCGGACTGCTCGTGTTCGGAACCAGCGCTCCAGTCCAGCAGGTTCGCGTGCTCCAGATCGGGCTGGTGATCGTCCTCGCCAGTGGGACGTTCGTAGCGGCACTGCTGTGGTATCGCCGGGCCTCGATCCGGGAATGGATCCTCGGTGCCGCGGCACTCCTTCGAGTGACGCTAGGCCGGGTCTCGGAACGGCTTCGGCGCGCACTTGCTCCCGAGCGCGTCGACACGAGCGTCACCCACTACTACGAGACAGCGGCCGATCTCGCGGACGATCCACGGCTGCTGGTCCGCGCAGTCGGTCTCACGACGCTCGGATGGGTGGCGACGGCGTCTGCGCTGGTACTCACCGCGAGTGCGGTCGGCGTGTCGGTGTCGCTCCCGCTGGCGCTGTTCGTCGTCCCGCCGGTCGGCCTGCTCGGGTTCCTGCCGCTGCCCGGTGCGCTGGGCGGCGTCGAAGTCGCGCTGACGGCACTGCTGATCCACCTCGGCGGACTGGGGCTGACTACGGCCGCGGCGGTCGTCCTGCTCTATCGGCTCTGCACGTACTGGCTGCCGCTGGTGGCCAGCGGGCTGGTGTTCACGTGGTTGTGGACGGTCGGCTGGGACCGCGCCAAGCGCGCGCGATGA
- a CDS encoding 50S ribosomal protein L40e, whose protein sequence is MASFEKAEGRILDKQICMRCNARNPKRADSCRKCGYHNLRPKAKEPRTA, encoded by the coding sequence ATGGCCAGTTTCGAGAAAGCCGAGGGTCGAATCCTCGACAAGCAGATCTGCATGCGCTGTAACGCTCGCAACCCCAAGCGCGCCGATAGCTGTCGCAAGTGCGGCTATCACAACCTCCGTCCGAAGGCCAAAGAGCCCCGGACCGCTTAA
- a CDS encoding type IV pilin, giving the protein MSRAVAPVVSTILMVAVVVILAAVLSVFALGFTEDTGGEAPIVGQSSGAFEAFEDGSDEQIVTIRHVAGDTIPTEEMEVAVSATCKGGTKRGRLVELPVDGYYGNAIGEQNVEGSDIFDGSYGQFYGDVGALDDDTFTAGEMIQFRIGKGDCEVPDSGTVTVRVIHVPTNAVVITQELTAR; this is encoded by the coding sequence ATGTCCAGAGCCGTCGCACCGGTCGTCTCGACGATTCTCATGGTCGCTGTCGTGGTGATTCTGGCGGCCGTGCTCTCGGTATTCGCACTCGGGTTCACTGAGGACACTGGCGGTGAGGCACCCATCGTCGGCCAATCCAGCGGGGCCTTCGAGGCGTTCGAGGACGGCTCGGACGAACAGATCGTGACGATCCGCCACGTCGCGGGCGATACGATCCCTACCGAGGAGATGGAAGTGGCAGTCAGTGCGACCTGCAAAGGGGGGACAAAACGGGGACGGCTGGTCGAACTGCCGGTCGACGGTTACTACGGTAACGCCATCGGAGAGCAAAACGTCGAGGGTTCGGACATCTTCGATGGATCGTACGGACAGTTCTATGGTGACGTCGGTGCGCTTGACGACGACACGTTCACCGCTGGCGAAATGATCCAGTTCCGGATCGGGAAGGGCGACTGCGAGGTGCCCGACTCAGGCACAGTCACCGTCCGGGTGATCCACGTTCCGACGAACGCCGTCGTGATTACCCAGGAACTGACCGCACGATAG
- a CDS encoding ribose-phosphate diphosphokinase yields MIVSGSQSQVLAAELAAVTGQSLARVEYDRFPDGELHVRVPDPAAERAVVVAATPSSDAHVELLQLQDALREAGVSEITTVLPYMGYGRQDRAFETGEPVSARAMARAISTGTDRVLTVNPHEPAVADCFDVPAESVDAAGRLAEPLPGDLTDPVFISPDEGAVDIAETVSEAYGRGAIDFFEKTRHSSTEVEIEPRDAVVEGRDVVLTDDIIATGSTMSESVGVLQKLGAARVFVTCVHPMLARNAVLKLSAAGVDSIFGTDTLERAVSEVSVAPAIADAL; encoded by the coding sequence ATGATCGTCAGCGGCTCCCAGTCGCAAGTTTTGGCGGCCGAACTCGCAGCCGTCACCGGCCAATCGCTGGCCCGCGTCGAGTACGACCGCTTTCCCGACGGCGAACTGCACGTGCGCGTGCCCGACCCGGCCGCCGAGCGCGCGGTCGTCGTCGCCGCCACGCCAAGCAGTGACGCCCACGTCGAACTCCTGCAACTCCAGGACGCCCTCCGTGAAGCCGGCGTCTCCGAGATCACCACCGTCCTGCCGTACATGGGCTACGGCCGCCAGGACCGCGCGTTCGAGACGGGCGAACCCGTCTCGGCCCGTGCGATGGCCCGTGCCATCTCGACCGGAACAGACCGCGTGCTCACCGTGAATCCCCACGAGCCCGCCGTCGCCGACTGCTTCGACGTGCCCGCCGAGTCGGTCGACGCCGCCGGCCGCCTCGCAGAGCCGCTGCCCGGCGACCTGACCGACCCAGTCTTTATCTCGCCGGACGAGGGCGCGGTCGACATCGCAGAGACCGTCAGCGAGGCCTACGGCCGCGGCGCGATCGACTTCTTCGAGAAGACTCGCCACTCCAGTACGGAGGTCGAGATCGAGCCGCGGGACGCCGTCGTCGAGGGTCGAGACGTGGTCTTGACCGACGACATCATCGCCACTGGCTCGACGATGTCCGAGTCAGTCGGCGTACTGCAGAAACTGGGCGCAGCGCGCGTGTTCGTCACCTGCGTCCACCCGATGCTCGCGCGCAACGCCGTCCTCAAACTCTCCGCTGCGGGCGTCGATTCGATCTTCGGGACCGACACGCTCGAACGCGCCGTCAGCGAGGTCAGCGTCGCGCCGGCGATCGCCGACGCGCTGTGA
- a CDS encoding HVO_0234 family beta-propeller protein — protein sequence MGDIEEDRIYADTLGKTDLYVATGLGVAAVSVSNDRIGQFSLAHRCEAHDVAADGTRVLVATDEDVLAIETGGPDLPVEPLDFGPAVAVGVADAPLAAAPDGTVYALTDDWEPLGTVASVRAIDGDLVASFEGVFRVDETLEHVGLDDAFDVVGRETPYAATSEGLYRLGPGWTRDLEGDFRVVSAAGEQAHAATADALYTREGGSWRERDVPTDEPIVDVGYVKDGGVVGITKSGTCLVDPVAAKDGASGWRSRSLGLPETAALAVPEQ from the coding sequence ATGGGTGACATCGAGGAGGACCGCATCTACGCCGACACGCTAGGGAAGACCGACCTGTACGTCGCGACCGGCCTGGGCGTCGCGGCGGTGTCGGTCTCGAACGACCGCATCGGCCAGTTCAGCCTCGCACATCGCTGTGAGGCGCACGACGTGGCTGCCGACGGCACGCGCGTGCTCGTCGCCACTGACGAGGACGTCCTCGCCATCGAGACCGGCGGCCCGGACCTGCCTGTCGAGCCCCTGGACTTTGGCCCGGCCGTCGCAGTGGGGGTCGCTGACGCGCCGCTGGCCGCAGCCCCCGACGGCACGGTCTACGCGCTCACCGACGACTGGGAACCGCTGGGCACCGTCGCGTCGGTGCGAGCGATCGACGGCGACCTCGTGGCGAGTTTCGAGGGCGTGTTTCGGGTCGACGAGACGCTGGAACACGTCGGATTAGACGACGCCTTCGACGTCGTCGGGCGCGAGACGCCCTACGCGGCGACGAGCGAGGGCCTCTACCGCCTCGGCCCGGGCTGGACCCGTGATCTAGAGGGTGACTTTCGGGTCGTGAGCGCTGCCGGCGAGCAGGCCCACGCCGCGACTGCCGACGCGCTGTACACCCGTGAGGGCGGTTCCTGGCGCGAGCGTGACGTTCCGACGGACGAACCGATCGTCGACGTCGGCTACGTCAAAGATGGGGGCGTCGTTGGAATCACGAAGTCGGGCACGTGTCTGGTCGATCCTGTGGCAGCGAAAGACGGCGCGAGCGGGTGGCGTTCGCGCTCGCTGGGACTGCCCGAGACGGCCGCGCTGGCCGTCCCCGAGCAGTAG
- a CDS encoding phosphotransferase family protein yields the protein MSSPATNIEAVLEESGPDYEDFSYEQPTGGSQTDVYLVTLNYRGETYEVVVKFQPPNGVNFALEPYLHEYVADRTEIPVPRILVFKQDPEQNVPPYFVTERMEGDSLSDKFDGLDADLRSRIMTQVGEILGELHSNIAFEGFGYFGLQNDRLVVENLTWDWREFFDDLTRGHLDRLESTPFADLSKTAGQAIDGAIDSIPTTATPRLVHDDFRPANLMYNDEADQPITAVLDWQNALAGHPEYNVAQTEFLFIDSVFRDPEVRASLREQLHDGYREFHEFPIDDGYERRRPLYQLSTLLWRMAGFERAFSDAGGLAEARAKAYYREQFERLVSALPD from the coding sequence GTGTCATCTCCCGCGACCAACATCGAGGCTGTGCTGGAGGAGTCCGGGCCGGACTACGAGGACTTCAGCTACGAACAGCCGACCGGCGGGAGTCAGACTGACGTCTATCTGGTGACGCTGAACTACCGCGGGGAGACCTACGAGGTCGTCGTGAAGTTCCAGCCGCCCAACGGCGTCAACTTCGCACTCGAACCGTATCTCCACGAGTACGTCGCCGACCGAACCGAGATCCCGGTCCCGCGGATCCTGGTGTTCAAGCAGGATCCCGAACAGAACGTCCCGCCCTACTTCGTCACCGAGCGCATGGAGGGCGACAGCCTCTCCGATAAGTTCGACGGACTCGACGCCGATCTCCGCTCGCGGATCATGACCCAGGTCGGCGAAATCTTGGGCGAACTCCACTCGAACATCGCTTTCGAGGGCTTCGGCTACTTCGGCCTGCAGAACGACCGGCTCGTCGTCGAGAACCTCACCTGGGACTGGCGGGAGTTCTTCGACGATCTGACCCGCGGCCACCTCGACCGTCTCGAGTCGACGCCGTTTGCGGACCTCTCGAAGACGGCCGGGCAGGCCATCGACGGCGCGATCGACTCCATCCCGACGACCGCAACGCCGCGGCTGGTCCACGACGACTTCCGGCCCGCGAACCTGATGTACAACGACGAGGCCGATCAGCCCATCACGGCCGTCCTCGACTGGCAGAACGCCCTGGCCGGCCATCCCGAGTACAACGTCGCCCAGACTGAGTTCCTCTTTATCGATTCGGTGTTCCGCGATCCCGAAGTGCGTGCGAGCCTCCGTGAGCAACTCCACGACGGCTACCGGGAGTTCCACGAGTTCCCCATCGACGACGGCTACGAGCGTCGCCGGCCCCTCTATCAGCTCTCGACGCTACTGTGGCGGATGGCCGGCTTCGAGCGCGCGTTCAGCGACGCCGGCGGCCTCGCCGAAGCCCGGGCGAAAGCCTACTATCGCGAACAGTTCGAACGGCTCGTCTCCGCACTCCCCGACTGA
- a CDS encoding GNAT family N-acetyltransferase — protein MSSDFTVRRYEADDAEDVRNLHDKWSWDVEHPESEHPNMYADLDDVEDEYLEDGGEFLVGLDDGHLVATGAFERLDDETAVLRRIRVDPAYQREGYGTKILDALEERADEAGYEATIIDEMGLNESAQAFLESHGYEVADRDVHLGTELVSYRKTIA, from the coding sequence ATGTCGAGCGATTTCACGGTTCGTCGCTACGAGGCTGACGACGCCGAAGACGTGCGCAACCTTCACGACAAGTGGTCGTGGGACGTCGAACACCCCGAGTCTGAGCACCCCAACATGTACGCCGACCTCGACGACGTCGAGGACGAGTATCTCGAAGACGGTGGGGAGTTCCTCGTCGGACTCGACGACGGCCATCTGGTCGCGACCGGGGCGTTCGAGCGCCTGGACGACGAGACGGCGGTTCTCCGTCGGATCCGCGTCGATCCGGCCTATCAGCGCGAGGGATACGGAACGAAGATCCTCGACGCACTCGAAGAACGCGCCGACGAGGCCGGCTACGAGGCGACCATCATCGACGAGATGGGCCTCAACGAGTCCGCTCAGGCGTTCCTCGAGTCCCACGGCTACGAGGTGGCCGACCGGGACGTCCACCTGGGGACTGAACTGGTCTCCTACCGAAAGACGATCGCCTGA
- a CDS encoding sulfatase family protein, translating into MLTLVVDIDSLRPDHVGAYGYSEPTTPNIDRLAEDAVRFDRAYAANSPCMPARAGFLSGRYGIANGVATHEARAQTLAGPAAWEGFDGEDSDYWTLPETLFQDRTRACAVSSFPRHPAPWFYHLWDEFHQPREPAGEGEYFQTPRAETVADRAIDCLDRHTEEDLFLYAQFWNPHTPYNRSDEEIAQFDPPRPEYPTDEQIASQQADDHWRCASQQGIEDAADLLETLAHYDAEIHYCDRHVGRLLDALRERNVYEEALIVLLADHGEEFGEHGLYSEHWSTHEGTQRIPLLVKPPGGARQGTSDALVTNVDLAPTILDYAGLDRPAAWQGRSLRPLLTGESTRWRERVVLDHGLYTAQRAVRTDRWKFVRTYHDGVWDLPERQLFDLDADPHEQTDVADAHPDVVTELERAMACWAETHVGREEDALHAVARGGPAGLAWADEE; encoded by the coding sequence ATGCTCACGCTCGTCGTCGACATCGACTCGCTGCGGCCGGACCACGTCGGAGCCTACGGCTATTCGGAGCCGACGACGCCGAACATCGACCGGCTGGCCGAGGACGCCGTCCGCTTCGACCGCGCCTACGCCGCTAACTCACCCTGTATGCCCGCCCGGGCCGGCTTCCTCTCTGGTCGCTACGGCATCGCCAACGGCGTCGCTACCCACGAAGCCCGCGCTCAGACGCTGGCTGGCCCGGCGGCCTGGGAGGGCTTCGACGGCGAGGACAGCGACTACTGGACGCTCCCCGAGACGCTCTTTCAGGATCGGACGCGGGCCTGTGCGGTGTCGTCGTTCCCGCGTCATCCCGCTCCCTGGTTCTACCACCTCTGGGACGAGTTTCACCAGCCACGAGAGCCCGCGGGTGAGGGCGAGTACTTTCAGACGCCCCGCGCCGAGACGGTCGCCGACCGCGCCATCGACTGTCTGGATCGCCACACCGAGGAGGATCTCTTTCTGTACGCCCAGTTCTGGAACCCGCACACGCCGTACAACCGTAGCGACGAAGAGATCGCCCAGTTCGACCCGCCGCGTCCCGAGTATCCGACCGACGAGCAGATCGCCAGCCAGCAGGCAGACGATCACTGGCGGTGTGCCAGCCAGCAGGGGATCGAAGACGCCGCGGACTTGCTGGAGACGCTGGCCCACTACGACGCCGAGATTCACTACTGCGACCGCCACGTCGGGCGGCTACTGGACGCCCTGCGCGAGCGCAATGTCTACGAGGAAGCGCTGATCGTCCTGCTGGCCGACCACGGCGAGGAGTTCGGCGAGCACGGCCTGTACAGCGAACACTGGAGCACCCACGAAGGGACACAGCGGATCCCGCTGCTCGTGAAACCACCCGGCGGAGCCCGACAGGGGACGAGCGACGCGCTCGTGACGAACGTCGACCTCGCGCCGACGATCCTGGACTACGCCGGCCTCGACCGGCCGGCCGCCTGGCAGGGCCGATCTCTCCGGCCGCTGCTCACCGGCGAATCGACACGATGGCGCGAGCGCGTCGTCCTCGACCACGGCCTCTACACGGCCCAGCGCGCGGTCCGCACCGACCGCTGGAAGTTCGTCCGAACCTACCACGACGGCGTCTGGGACCTGCCGGAGCGACAGCTGTTCGATCTCGACGCCGATCCCCACGAACAGACCGACGTCGCCGACGCACATCCCGACGTGGTCACGGAGCTCGAACGGGCGATGGCCTGCTGGGCGGAGACACACGTCGGGCGCGAGGAAGACGCCCTCCACGCCGTGGCGAGGGGGGGACCAGCAGGCCTTGCGTGGGCCGACGAGGAGTGA
- a CDS encoding 23S rRNA (uridine(2552)-2'-O)-methyltransferase, producing MSGKDKYYNRAKQEGYRARSAYKLKQLDETAGLFGPGNTVIDLGAAPGGWLQVAAERVGSEGTVVGVDRQRIDDLEDPEATVEYVRGDMTEDSTKAEIRELVGTGEETGGPADVVISDMAPNVTGEYELDHARSVHLARQAFEVALDLLDSGGDFAAKVFDGQDLDGFEADVEQEFEYVRRVRPDATRDESSEVYLVAKGRLTAPVREGDTREVEIVDVGRDGDGIAKIEGFTIFVSGVEEGDVVEIRVDDVKPRYAFGQPVE from the coding sequence ATGTCAGGGAAAGATAAATACTACAACAGGGCCAAACAGGAGGGCTATCGCGCCCGGTCGGCCTACAAGCTCAAGCAGTTAGACGAGACAGCGGGGTTGTTCGGCCCGGGCAACACTGTGATCGACCTCGGAGCCGCGCCCGGTGGGTGGCTGCAGGTCGCCGCCGAGCGCGTCGGTTCCGAGGGGACGGTCGTCGGCGTCGACCGCCAGCGGATCGACGACCTCGAGGATCCCGAGGCCACAGTTGAATACGTCCGCGGGGACATGACCGAAGACAGCACGAAAGCCGAGATCCGCGAGCTCGTGGGTACGGGAGAGGAGACCGGCGGCCCGGCCGACGTCGTGATCTCGGACATGGCACCGAACGTCACCGGCGAGTACGAACTCGACCACGCCCGGTCGGTCCACCTCGCCCGCCAGGCCTTCGAGGTCGCGCTCGACCTGCTGGACTCGGGCGGGGACTTCGCGGCCAAGGTCTTCGACGGCCAGGATCTGGACGGCTTCGAGGCCGACGTCGAGCAGGAGTTCGAGTACGTCCGGCGGGTCCGCCCGGACGCCACGCGCGACGAGTCCTCGGAGGTCTATCTCGTCGCGAAAGGACGACTCACGGCCCCAGTTCGGGAGGGCGACACCCGCGAAGTCGAGATCGTCGACGTGGGCCGGGACGGCGACGGGATCGCCAAGATCGAGGGCTTCACGATCTTCGTCTCGGGCGTCGAAGAAGGTGACGTGGTCGAGATTCGCGTCGACGACGTGAAGCCGCGGTACGCGTTCGGCCAGCCGGTCGAGTGA
- a CDS encoding MFS transporter gives MDVPVSERARLAVVVWSVLVSQTFLYPGLEDLIVALGAPGDIQAGMWFLVAEFAAFITCAVVWGALSDASGRRTPWIVLGALGGAGCYVSLTLFPSLGLGFDAVLAVRVLGGALTIGAFSLSITMLMDLSASHGRNMGAAGIAIGLGAALGSVVGGQLSTVNPLAPLLASAAVLALAAGVVATVPDRAVGSARRATGLLTRLRARRRLAIPYAFGFVDRMTAGFFSLVGVFYFREAFGLDAGAVGLTLALFFVPFALLQYPFGSWSDRIGRFLPVVGGSIAYGLGIVAVGLAPVYPLAAVLMVVVGVFGALVSPTTMALVSDLADPEESGTAMGGFNVFGSLGFLSGFLVGGVAADVWGYLPAFVLVGGLELAIAVVAAPAVRSIEFDAGAIEAVQ, from the coding sequence ATGGACGTCCCCGTGAGCGAGCGCGCCCGCCTCGCGGTCGTCGTCTGGAGCGTGCTGGTCTCCCAGACGTTCCTCTATCCCGGCCTCGAAGACCTGATCGTCGCACTCGGTGCGCCGGGGGATATTCAGGCCGGGATGTGGTTTCTCGTCGCGGAGTTCGCGGCGTTCATCACCTGTGCAGTCGTCTGGGGCGCGCTCAGCGACGCCTCGGGGCGGCGGACGCCCTGGATCGTCCTCGGCGCGCTCGGCGGCGCGGGCTGTTACGTCTCACTGACGCTGTTTCCGTCGCTCGGGCTGGGATTCGACGCCGTCCTCGCCGTCAGGGTACTCGGCGGGGCGCTGACCATCGGCGCGTTCTCGCTGTCGATCACGATGCTGATGGACCTCTCTGCGAGCCACGGGCGGAACATGGGTGCGGCCGGGATCGCGATCGGTCTCGGGGCCGCGCTGGGCTCGGTCGTCGGGGGCCAGCTTTCGACTGTGAATCCGCTCGCACCACTACTCGCCAGCGCCGCGGTGTTGGCCCTCGCCGCTGGCGTCGTCGCGACGGTCCCCGACCGCGCGGTCGGCTCTGCTCGGCGTGCAACAGGTTTGCTCACTCGCCTCCGCGCCCGTCGCCGACTGGCGATCCCCTACGCGTTCGGGTTCGTCGACCGGATGACGGCCGGCTTCTTCTCGCTCGTCGGCGTCTTCTACTTCCGGGAAGCGTTCGGCCTCGACGCGGGCGCGGTCGGGCTGACGCTCGCGCTGTTTTTCGTTCCTTTCGCCCTGTTGCAGTATCCCTTCGGATCGTGGTCCGACCGGATCGGCCGCTTTCTCCCCGTGGTCGGCGGGTCGATCGCCTACGGCCTCGGAATCGTCGCAGTCGGGCTCGCGCCGGTCTACCCGCTGGCGGCCGTGCTGATGGTCGTCGTCGGTGTCTTCGGCGCGCTCGTCTCGCCGACGACGATGGCGCTGGTCTCGGATCTGGCCGATCCCGAGGAGTCGGGGACGGCCATGGGCGGGTTCAACGTCTTCGGCAGCCTCGGCTTCCTCTCGGGCTTTCTGGTCGGCGGGGTCGCCGCCGACGTCTGGGGGTATCTCCCGGCGTTCGTCCTGGTCGGCGGCCTCGAACTCGCCATCGCGGTCGTGGCTGCGCCAGCCGTCCGGTCGATCGAGTTCGACGCCGGCGCGATCGAGGCTGTCCAGTGA
- a CDS encoding FG-GAP repeat protein, whose translation MDALRRSRRDLLGLLGVGLAGALAGCEGDGEPTDPPPTDSPTADPTPTSTPDPPGGGTLSASNGIPGDGFGSAVAVDDAVFVGAPGAGSDGGGRLDAFEWNGADWTGVATLGPSDGETGDRFGSALAVDGDTLLVGAYGWAPGSDGPDTDAAGAAYVFERAGGEWAEQTRLVPDDGDAYDRFGYSLALDDGTALIGAFNDEDPHGDSAGAAYVFERTGGSWSQQAKLTAEDGDEQDYFGRSVDLDGDRALIGARRATTLLGGEKAGAAYVFERSGETWSQQQKFWPHDTDTWDRFGEAVALDGETALVGAYGDEDPVGDGRFEGAGSAYVFERRDGRWRQQAKLAAESSEPNDAFGLAVALDGGTALVGAPNHDVDDVDGAGSAVVFRQDGTEWTESNSYSAATPTENGRFGVAVELGSGLAVVGAPGADDDPEVPGSAFVLER comes from the coding sequence ATGGACGCCCTCCGACGCTCGCGACGCGACCTGCTCGGATTGCTCGGTGTCGGCCTCGCCGGCGCACTCGCCGGCTGTGAAGGTGACGGTGAGCCGACCGACCCACCACCGACAGACAGCCCGACCGCGGACCCCACACCGACGTCGACACCCGACCCGCCCGGTGGGGGGACGCTCAGCGCCTCCAACGGGATTCCCGGCGATGGCTTCGGTAGCGCGGTCGCGGTCGACGACGCAGTCTTCGTCGGTGCGCCGGGCGCTGGCTCCGACGGGGGCGGTCGCCTCGACGCCTTCGAGTGGAACGGGGCCGACTGGACCGGCGTGGCGACGCTCGGCCCGTCCGACGGCGAGACCGGCGACCGGTTCGGCTCGGCGCTGGCAGTCGACGGCGACACGCTACTCGTCGGCGCGTACGGCTGGGCGCCCGGAAGCGACGGCCCCGACACCGACGCGGCCGGCGCGGCGTACGTCTTCGAGCGAGCGGGCGGCGAGTGGGCCGAGCAGACCCGACTCGTGCCGGACGACGGCGACGCATACGATCGCTTCGGCTACTCGCTGGCGCTCGATGACGGGACCGCCCTGATCGGCGCGTTCAACGACGAGGATCCGCACGGCGACTCCGCCGGCGCGGCGTACGTCTTCGAACGCACAGGGGGGAGCTGGAGCCAGCAGGCGAAACTCACCGCCGAGGACGGCGACGAACAGGACTACTTCGGGCGGTCGGTCGACCTCGACGGCGATCGAGCACTGATCGGTGCGCGACGGGCGACGACGCTACTCGGCGGCGAGAAAGCCGGGGCTGCGTACGTCTTCGAACGCAGCGGAGAGACCTGGAGTCAGCAGCAGAAATTCTGGCCGCACGATACCGACACCTGGGACCGCTTCGGCGAGGCCGTCGCGCTCGACGGCGAGACGGCGCTGGTCGGGGCCTATGGAGACGAAGATCCGGTCGGTGACGGCCGTTTCGAGGGTGCGGGATCGGCCTACGTCTTCGAGCGCCGCGATGGGCGGTGGCGACAGCAGGCGAAACTCGCGGCCGAGTCGAGCGAACCGAACGACGCCTTCGGGCTCGCGGTCGCACTCGACGGCGGGACGGCGCTGGTCGGCGCGCCGAATCACGACGTCGACGACGTCGACGGCGCCGGCTCCGCCGTCGTCTTCCGACAGGACGGCACCGAATGGACCGAGAGCAATAGCTACAGCGCGGCGACGCCAACCGAGAACGGTCGCTTCGGCGTGGCGGTCGAACTCGGATCGGGACTCGCAGTCGTCGGTGCGCCCGGCGCGGACGACGACCCGGAAGTTCCGGGTTCGGCGTTCGTCCTCGAGCGTTAA
- a CDS encoding nucleotidyltransferase domain-containing protein, giving the protein MARQDARLDETEQATVGLPIPAPDPDLFRHKATDDLLRLLFDNPYEQFTIRELGRLTDNAAQSVKRAVDVLESNGLVVVETEGNRRLVGINRTRMTKPEDPVLRIPQLEFHRPVRAALDRIRDELGDIHGVLVFGSVARGRADRQSDIDLWVLADDRADQHRANELAKELGQERFDGDRYEFQILVETPESSRGHGDRLEEVFADAITLVDSDALRELKQEVLSDA; this is encoded by the coding sequence ATGGCGAGACAAGACGCAAGGCTCGACGAGACGGAGCAAGCCACGGTCGGGCTCCCGATACCGGCACCCGATCCCGACCTGTTCCGCCACAAGGCCACCGACGACCTCCTCCGGCTGTTGTTCGACAATCCGTACGAACAGTTCACGATCCGCGAACTAGGCCGACTCACCGACAACGCAGCCCAGTCGGTCAAGCGGGCCGTCGACGTCCTCGAATCGAACGGGCTAGTGGTCGTCGAGACTGAGGGCAACCGGCGGCTCGTCGGCATCAACCGAACCCGGATGACAAAGCCCGAAGATCCCGTCCTGCGCATTCCCCAGCTAGAGTTCCACCGACCTGTCCGCGCGGCGCTCGACCGCATCCGCGACGAACTGGGAGACATTCACGGCGTCCTCGTGTTCGGGAGCGTCGCCCGCGGTCGGGCTGACCGCCAGAGCGACATCGATCTCTGGGTACTTGCCGACGACCGCGCCGATCAGCACCGCGCGAACGAGCTCGCGAAAGAACTCGGACAGGAGCGGTTCGACGGCGACCGCTACGAGTTCCAGATTCTCGTCGAGACACCGGAGTCGTCACGCGGTCACGGCGATCGCCTCGAAGAGGTGTTCGCAGACGCGATTACACTGGTCGACAGCGACGCACTCAGGGAACTCAAGCAGGAGGTGCTGAGCGATGCCTGA